One Planctomycetota bacterium genomic region harbors:
- a CDS encoding GIY-YIG nuclease family protein, whose product MHYVYILLSIKDRKLYIGFTSDLKRRMAEHTLGKCKSTEPRRPFKLIYYEAHSSKKDAMRREDYFKTSSGKSTVKQMLREALDLNLYLNKNIL is encoded by the coding sequence ATGCATTACGTTTATATCTTGCTCAGTATTAAAGACAGGAAGTTATATATCGGATTCACATCTGACTTAAAAAGGAGAATGGCGGAACATACCTTAGGCAAGTGCAAAAGCACCGAGCCGCGTCGTCCGTTCAAACTTATTTACTACGAAGCTCATTCATCTAAAAAAGATGCCATGAGAAGGGAAGATTATTTTAAGACGTCATCTGGCAAATCAACGGTAAAACAAATGTTAAGAGAAGCATTAGATTTAAATCTTTATTTAAATAAGAACATTCTATGA
- a CDS encoding polysaccharide deacetylase family protein gives MRNLVILCLLLFLISGNSFAYAEDKKEPPPVPIITDIAKEKATPEWFSFTDVIGDFVVLTFDDGPFRSAFRRDLASGGQANNNGWVDHTGIILDILKRENLKAAFFILGFQLDTANVKTGETYQKYCQWLGRMFAEGHTVAIHDRKHIQFYKQSRKDMDASFAYTKTRVREICGQELSCYVRSPGGSVSREALQYLRQNGYKHIFWHINSEPEQYLTPKQILKAIIKELNRGKRGIIMMHDRNASEYLEELLRWLKANKIKVITLEEWERRYGLPETPFTPQKVKFD, from the coding sequence ATGCGTAATTTAGTAATCCTCTGCCTTCTGCTGTTTCTCATCTCCGGTAATTCATTTGCCTACGCCGAGGACAAGAAAGAACCGCCGCCGGTTCCTATCATAACGGATATCGCAAAGGAAAAGGCAACTCCGGAGTGGTTTAGTTTCACCGATGTTATCGGCGACTTCGTGGTCCTGACCTTTGACGACGGCCCGTTCCGCTCCGCCTTTAGGCGAGACCTCGCCTCTGGCGGGCAGGCCAACAACAACGGATGGGTGGACCATACCGGCATCATTCTGGATATCCTTAAAAGAGAAAACCTTAAGGCCGCCTTCTTTATCCTGGGCTTCCAACTGGATACCGCCAATGTCAAGACCGGCGAGACCTACCAGAAATACTGCCAGTGGCTGGGCCGGATGTTCGCCGAAGGGCACACCGTGGCCATCCACGACCGCAAACATATCCAGTTTTACAAGCAGAGCCGGAAGGATATGGACGCCTCATTCGCCTATACCAAAACCCGGGTTCGGGAAATCTGCGGCCAGGAACTCTCCTGTTATGTCCGTTCACCGGGCGGGTCAGTCAGCCGTGAAGCATTGCAATACCTGAGGCAGAATGGCTACAAGCACATCTTCTGGCACATCAATTCCGAGCCCGAACAGTATCTCACCCCGAAGCAGATATTAAAGGCCATCATTAAGGAACTCAACCGGGGCAAGCGGGGCATTATCATGATGCACGACCGGAATGCCTCGGAGTATCTGGAGGAATTGCTGCGCTGGCTCAAGGCCAATAAGATTAAAGTCATCACGCTGGAGGAATGGGAACGCCGCTACGGACTGCCTGAGACGCCCTTTACACCCCAAAAGGTCAAGTTTGACTGA
- a CDS encoding WD40 repeat domain-containing protein encodes MGAWKEVKVLTGHNRCVNCINFSHNGKYLASSCYSLKLWDVATGKEIRTITEHQGYIPIVIFSPDDKYLVSGSSDKTIRFWDVNTGEEVRLLGDRNDDKIWSLAFSPDGAFLAAATHNKTIVIWDVATGKEFNVLMGHTNEVYSVAFAPRQESGRSASEGIGAPTGTMLASAGIDSTVKIWDIYQNRPTYTLLGHTKEVSFVTFSPDGKYLASGGYDKLVKIWDVATGQEVKTLYGHTDKLCGLAYTPDGRYLASSGWDKMIKIWDTATWQEIQTIRGHSEKACFIVFSPDGQLLASGSRDTLIKFWAKDK; translated from the coding sequence GTGGGGGCATGGAAGGAGGTCAAGGTCCTGACCGGCCACAATCGCTGTGTCAACTGCATCAATTTCAGCCACAACGGAAAATACCTGGCCTCATCCTGCTATTCCCTCAAGCTCTGGGACGTGGCCACCGGCAAGGAAATCCGGACCATCACCGAACATCAGGGCTATATCCCGATTGTCATATTCTCACCCGACGACAAATACCTGGTCTCAGGCAGTTCGGACAAGACCATCCGTTTCTGGGACGTTAATACCGGCGAGGAAGTCAGGCTGTTAGGCGACCGGAACGACGACAAAATCTGGTCCCTGGCCTTCAGCCCGGACGGTGCCTTCCTGGCCGCGGCCACCCACAACAAGACCATCGTCATCTGGGACGTAGCCACCGGCAAGGAATTTAATGTCCTCATGGGCCATACCAATGAGGTCTATTCGGTGGCATTTGCGCCCCGACAGGAGTCGGGGCGCTCCGCATCCGAAGGCATCGGAGCGCCGACCGGGACTATGCTCGCCTCGGCCGGCATTGATAGCACCGTAAAGATATGGGACATCTACCAAAACCGCCCGACCTACACCCTGCTGGGCCACACCAAGGAGGTCAGCTTTGTCACCTTCTCGCCGGACGGCAAATACCTGGCATCCGGCGGCTATGACAAACTGGTCAAAATCTGGGACGTGGCAACAGGTCAGGAAGTCAAGACCCTTTACGGGCATACGGACAAACTCTGCGGCCTGGCATATACCCCGGACGGCAGGTATCTGGCATCATCCGGCTGGGACAAGATGATAAAAATCTGGGACACGGCAACCTGGCAGGAAATCCAGACCATCCGGGGCCATAGCGAAAAGGCCTGCTTTATCGTCTTCAGCCCGGACGGTCAACTACTCGCCTCCGGCTCCCGCGACACCCTGATAAAATTCTGGGCCAAGGACAAGTAG
- a CDS encoding GIY-YIG nuclease family protein, which translates to MFYMYILKSKKDNNLYLGSTSDLKRRLAEHNRGQVFSTKSRILFELIYYEAYKSEKDARIREKNLKLRSKALAQLKNRIKESIR; encoded by the coding sequence ATGTTCTATATGTATATCCTGAAGAGTAAGAAAGATAACAATCTATATCTCGGCTCAACCAGTGATTTGAAAAGAAGATTGGCAGAACACAATAGAGGTCAGGTCTTCTCTACTAAAAGCAGAATTCTATTTGAATTAATCTATTATGAAGCATACAAATCGGAAAAGGATGCGCGAATCAGGGAAAAGAACCTGAAACTAAGGTCAAAAGCTCTCGCGCAACTGAAAAACCGTATCAAGGAGAGTATACGGTGA